The genomic DNA CACTTAATATCGGATAAGATTCAATAATCTCCTCGTTTGTCATACCTTTTGCCAATAAACCCAACACCTGTTCCACGCTTATACGCGTGCCTTCAATTACCGGTTTTCCACCAAGTATTTCCGAATTAGCGATAATTCTAACCACAATTATTTTCCTCCATAATCAGATTGGTTAATCTTGCATGGATATTTTATCATAATTTTCGGTTTGTATCAAATCGTTTTGCTGAATTACCTACCGATCCACCACAAAAAATTTGACTTCTAATCTGATGCGGTATATAATCGCTTCCGTAGCAAAATAGTTAATCTCGTAGGCATTTCGTTTGCAGTTTTCCATAGTTTGAAGTTACAGGATATAGGGGGACATAGACATGGCAAATTTACGTGTTGGGGTTATTGGGTGTAGCGGTATCGGTACGACGCATGCATCGGGGATCGTCGGGCTGCCGAATGTTGAATTAGCCGCTGGCTGCGATTTTGTTCAGAGTACGTTAGATGCTTTCAAGGAAAAATATCAGAACACTTGGGACAACATCTCTCTGTATACCAACCATCAGGAAATGCTCGCCGCTGAGAATTTGGATGTCGTGACGGTGGCAACGTCTGATCACCGACATGCCGACCTCGTTGTTGACGCAGCGAACGCCGGTGTAAAGGGTATCTTCTGCGAAAAGCCGATGGCGACGAGTGTTGAAGATGCCGACAGAATGATTGAGGCTACCGAACGAAACGGCACCATTCTGTCGATTGACCATACCCGACGGTGGCAACCCTTGTGGCGGCATACGCACGATGTGATTGTCGGTGGTGGACGCATCGGGGATGTCCAATATGTCATCGGCACCTTGAGCGGTGGTCGCGCAATGCTTTTCCGTAACGGAACACACCTCGTCGATGCTATCTGCTATTTTGCAGACTCGGATCCAGAGTGGGTCTCTGCCGAATTAGAAGATGGTTATGAAGATTATAACGAGTATAAGGGTGATGGTGGACACGTTCCAGCAACGGAACCGTCGGCGCACGGGTATATCCACTTTGCAAACGGTGTACGAGGCTACTACGCTGGAGGTCCGAAAACGACACTCTCCGGATTCCGTGTAGAGATTGTTGGCACCAATGGCTATATTCTCATCAGTGACAAAGGGGCAACACTCCATCAAGACGACGTTGTCGAGACGATTGAGGCACCGTCATGGGATATGACAGGTATCCCCGCAGGCGTTCGAGAATTGGTAGGTCTTGTTGCAGAGGGTGGACAACCCGTTTCGCCTGGAAGTGAA from Candidatus Poribacteria bacterium includes the following:
- a CDS encoding DUF433 domain-containing protein → MVRIIANSEILGGKPVIEGTRISVEQVLGLLAKGMTNEEIIESYPILSEESIRAVLGYAARALQNDIVVDVPSQHEGIS
- a CDS encoding Gfo/Idh/MocA family oxidoreductase, producing MANLRVGVIGCSGIGTTHASGIVGLPNVELAAGCDFVQSTLDAFKEKYQNTWDNISLYTNHQEMLAAENLDVVTVATSDHRHADLVVDAANAGVKGIFCEKPMATSVEDADRMIEATERNGTILSIDHTRRWQPLWRHTHDVIVGGGRIGDVQYVIGTLSGGRAMLFRNGTHLVDAICYFADSDPEWVSAELEDGYEDYNEYKGDGGHVPATEPSAHGYIHFANGVRGYYAGGPKTTLSGFRVEIVGTNGYILISDKGATLHQDDVVETIEAPSWDMTGIPAGVRELVGLVAEGGQPVSPGSEGYKVVQIIIGFLTSQQQDNGKVKLPLSGG